From Cytophagales bacterium, the proteins below share one genomic window:
- a CDS encoding alpha/beta hydrolase — MSRLSIFCLPGLGLSTRIFDQLAIEFGELIMLDWIEPKGWESIKEYAFRLSEPLLDAEGEIVLIGHSFGGVLAQEISRLRPVKQIILISSMMRHHEIPVRLKLLGQYGLHRLITRQIILLTFPFWARTHSYRTPELRQVFRASVRSLSSHYFRWALYHISTWKDIDLLEIPVFRIHGDKDVTFEIQKIQHVDHLVKGGDHNMVYLKGKEILEVINQLLVKV; from the coding sequence ATGTCCAGGCTGTCCATCTTTTGCTTGCCCGGACTTGGACTTTCAACCAGGATTTTTGATCAGCTAGCTATTGAATTCGGAGAGCTGATCATGCTTGACTGGATAGAACCTAAAGGGTGGGAATCAATCAAGGAATATGCGTTTCGGTTGAGTGAGCCTTTGTTAGACGCGGAGGGTGAGATCGTCCTGATCGGGCACTCTTTCGGAGGAGTACTGGCTCAGGAAATTTCCAGGCTTAGACCGGTCAAACAGATCATATTGATCTCTAGTATGATGCGTCATCATGAAATCCCAGTAAGGTTGAAGTTGCTCGGACAATATGGCCTTCATCGATTGATCACCAGGCAAATAATCTTGTTGACTTTTCCGTTTTGGGCCAGGACGCATAGCTATAGAACGCCTGAACTGAGACAAGTTTTTCGAGCATCAGTTCGAAGTTTGTCCTCGCATTATTTCAGATGGGCCTTGTATCATATCTCAACCTGGAAGGATATCGATCTTTTGGAAATACCCGTTTTTAGGATTCATGGGGACAAGGATGTTACATTCGAGATCCAAAAAATCCAGCATGTAGACCATCTGGTAAAAGGAGGCGACCACAACATGGTTTATTTGAAAGGAAAGGAGATTTTAGAAGTGATTAACCAGTTGTTAGTTAAAGTATAA
- a CDS encoding alkaline phosphatase family protein: MKKNALINVVGLSKRLIGEQTPFLKKWSEQKQIASVDPVLPAVTCSVQTTYLTGKWPTDHGIVGNGWYFKDEQEVKLWRQSNKLVQSPSIWEQARERNPDFTCANMFWWYNMYSSVDYSVTPRPQYRADGQKIPDCYSHPASLRDELQEALGTFPLFDFWGPKTSIKSSQWIADASQLVFEKHEPDLLLVYLPHLDYVLQKFGHDEKHLPKDLQEIDRVCEGLITWLEKRGVEVSVISEYGITHVEHPIHINRVLREMGLVNVRIENGLELLDAGASRAFALADHQIAHVYLNDPSTEEQIKEKLLEVPGIEMVLDKQGKKDHHIDHERSGDLVLVADTKSWFTYYYWMDDEVAPDFARMVDIHKKPGYDPVEMFLDPKKKLIIPRIILTLLAKKMGFRTVMNVIPLDATLVKGSHGRIGLKDEDKAIFISQNQSESPIEPTNIQDILLDKIF; encoded by the coding sequence ATGAAGAAAAACGCCCTGATCAATGTGGTTGGTCTTTCGAAAAGACTCATTGGCGAACAAACCCCCTTTTTGAAAAAGTGGAGTGAGCAAAAGCAGATTGCCAGCGTAGATCCTGTATTACCCGCAGTGACCTGTTCAGTGCAGACTACTTACCTCACCGGAAAATGGCCCACCGATCATGGCATAGTCGGGAATGGTTGGTATTTCAAAGATGAGCAGGAAGTCAAGTTATGGCGTCAATCCAATAAGCTCGTTCAGTCACCAAGTATCTGGGAGCAAGCACGAGAACGTAACCCAGACTTTACCTGCGCCAATATGTTCTGGTGGTACAACATGTACTCTTCTGTGGATTACTCAGTTACTCCACGACCACAATATCGGGCCGACGGACAAAAAATTCCTGATTGTTATTCACATCCGGCTTCTCTCAGAGACGAACTACAGGAAGCGCTGGGGACCTTTCCCTTATTCGATTTCTGGGGACCAAAAACCAGCATCAAATCCAGTCAGTGGATCGCGGATGCAAGTCAGTTGGTTTTTGAAAAACACGAACCTGATTTGCTGCTAGTATATCTACCCCATTTGGATTACGTCCTACAGAAATTCGGTCATGACGAAAAACACCTTCCTAAAGACCTTCAAGAAATTGACCGGGTATGTGAAGGGCTAATCACATGGTTGGAAAAACGAGGTGTGGAAGTCTCTGTGATTTCGGAATATGGGATCACCCATGTAGAACACCCCATTCACATCAATCGGGTGCTGCGAGAGATGGGCCTCGTCAATGTACGCATTGAAAATGGACTTGAATTACTGGATGCAGGTGCTTCCAGGGCCTTTGCACTGGCGGATCATCAGATCGCACACGTGTATCTCAATGATCCCTCCACAGAAGAACAAATCAAAGAAAAGCTTTTAGAGGTCCCGGGAATTGAAATGGTACTGGATAAGCAAGGAAAGAAAGACCATCACATCGATCACGAGCGAAGTGGTGACCTGGTTTTGGTGGCTGACACCAAAAGCTGGTTCACTTATTATTATTGGATGGATGATGAAGTGGCTCCGGATTTTGCCCGAATGGTTGACATTCATAAAAAGCCAGGATACGATCCCGTCGAGATGTTCCTCGATCCGAAAAAGAAATTGATCATACCCCGCATCATTCTTACACTTCTGGCCAAAAAAATGGGGTTCAGAACGGTTATGAATGTAATCCCACTTGATGCGACTTTGGTGAAAGGTTCACACGGTAGAATTGGCTTAAAAGATGAGGATAAAGCAATTTTCATTAGTCAAAATCAATCCGAATCACCCATAGAACCCACTAACATTCAGGATATTCTTCTCGACAAAATCTTTTAA
- a CDS encoding nuclear transport factor 2 family protein: protein MNLSSIITRSFFFIIVISCYSTSVFSQSSSDDEAIQQVIDNYVVGWRTADTVLLSQAFDLNAGVVLWVDRKSNPERLNSMTLKALIGRMKKQEGYGINYTIGELKVIDSQLAIAMVKIPSKKGHYIDTLELQKINSQWKIVLKSFVYFPDA, encoded by the coding sequence ATGAATCTTTCATCGATTATAACCCGATCCTTTTTCTTCATCATTGTAATAAGCTGCTATTCCACTTCAGTCTTTTCACAATCTTCCAGTGATGATGAGGCCATCCAACAAGTCATTGATAACTATGTTGTCGGTTGGCGAACTGCAGATACGGTTCTATTATCTCAGGCCTTTGACCTGAATGCCGGTGTGGTACTTTGGGTGGACAGAAAGTCCAACCCCGAGCGACTCAACTCCATGACCCTCAAAGCGTTGATAGGAAGGATGAAAAAACAGGAAGGTTATGGCATCAATTATACCATAGGGGAACTGAAAGTAATTGACTCACAACTTGCCATTGCCATGGTAAAGATCCCCTCCAAAAAAGGACATTACATCGATACGCTTGAATTACAGAAGATCAATAGCCAATGGAAGATTGTACTGAAGTCATTTGTCTACTTCCCGGATGCATGA
- the eboE gene encoding metabolite traffic protein EboE: MRINHHDGLLTYCSNIHPGESWQETFENLKKYTTQVKAELGVDQFGIGLRLSHEASYELVQEGKIPAFKSWLEENGLYVFTINGFPYGQFHFDVVKDKVHAPDWTHHDRLHYTKRLFHILAALLPEGMDGGVSTSPLSYRFWHKSEADLTRAKIESLSQLCEVVSTCRKFKMITGKSMHLDMEPEPDGILETSQEFVDFYEQYLLSQGIPQVQEHLSCTAIEAEDAIREHVQLCYDVCHFAVGYESPEEAINRIEAAGIRIGRIQISAALGSPSMNPENQQETIHQLKAFDEPVYLHQAVVKTNSGRLKRFQDLGDALKAFSPEDQEIRTHFHVPIFTETYDQLVSTQQDIVETLKVWKKKNFTNHLEVETYTWDVLPDDMRTDLVSSIVRELNWVKDSLDQP, translated from the coding sequence ATGCGCATTAATCATCACGATGGACTGCTGACCTATTGCAGTAATATCCATCCTGGAGAAAGCTGGCAAGAGACCTTCGAAAACTTAAAAAAATATACAACTCAGGTCAAAGCCGAGCTGGGCGTTGATCAGTTTGGCATTGGCCTCCGGTTATCTCATGAAGCTTCTTACGAACTGGTACAGGAAGGCAAAATTCCAGCGTTCAAATCCTGGCTGGAGGAGAATGGCCTATATGTCTTTACCATCAATGGTTTTCCTTACGGCCAGTTTCATTTTGATGTCGTGAAAGACAAAGTCCATGCGCCCGACTGGACACATCACGATCGGCTGCATTATACCAAGCGCTTGTTTCACATCCTGGCGGCGCTGCTTCCCGAAGGCATGGACGGAGGCGTGTCAACTTCTCCCCTTTCCTATCGATTCTGGCACAAGAGTGAAGCGGACTTAACACGAGCCAAAATCGAATCCTTGTCTCAGCTGTGTGAGGTTGTGTCCACCTGCAGGAAATTTAAAATGATCACAGGGAAAAGCATGCACCTGGACATGGAGCCTGAACCCGACGGGATCCTGGAAACTTCACAGGAGTTTGTCGATTTTTATGAGCAATATTTGTTAAGTCAGGGTATTCCTCAAGTACAAGAGCATCTTAGCTGCACGGCAATCGAAGCTGAAGACGCTATCCGTGAACACGTGCAGCTCTGTTATGATGTTTGTCATTTTGCCGTCGGCTATGAAAGCCCTGAAGAAGCCATCAATCGAATAGAAGCAGCTGGCATTCGTATCGGAAGAATTCAAATCAGCGCAGCCTTAGGTTCTCCATCCATGAATCCTGAAAATCAGCAGGAAACCATTCATCAGTTGAAAGCCTTTGACGAACCCGTCTATCTGCACCAAGCTGTTGTCAAAACGAATTCAGGAAGATTGAAACGTTTTCAAGATTTAGGAGATGCTCTAAAGGCCTTTTCTCCAGAAGATCAGGAAATTCGAACACACTTCCATGTACCAATCTTCACAGAAACATATGACCAACTGGTTTCTACGCAACAAGACATTGTTGAAACGCTCAAGGTCTGGAAGAAGAAGAACTTCACGAATCACCTGGAAGTAGAGACCTATACCTGGGATGTACTGCCTGATGATATGCGTACCGATCTCGTCAGTAGCATTGTGAGAGAACTGAATTGGGTAAAAGACAGCCTCGATCAGCCATGA
- a CDS encoding bifunctional aldolase/short-chain dehydrogenase has product MESRWNDDEASNCHGDPLKLRVYTSRLLGLDEDLVMHGGGNTSVKITDTNLFEEEEEILYVKGSGWDLATIEAEGFAPVKMEMLLKMANLESMSDLDMVKYQRMAMTNPAAPNPSVEAILHAIIPFRFVDHTHADAVVTITNTPGGEQKIKEIYGDRVLIIPYVMPGFILASKIFEMTKGLDWSSIDGMILLNHGVFTFHDDAKASYEQMIRLVSEAESYLDEQAPEFLSGEEGKINSLEVAKVRRSVSEVWGQPVLAESDLSEATTAFSGLSSVSEIANRGPITPDHIIRTKQHPVVLENDPEKSINDFAANYRSYFELHADGETLLDQAPRWAIIPGSGSLLFGPSVKHTKIIKDIASHTQRAIYRAEQLGGWQPLPPSDLFEMEYWSLEQAKLKKAGTPKAFQGRVALVTGAASGIGKACVEYLVANGAVVGAMDISPEVEQAFSATEVLPLVADVTNPEQVQQALDAIITRYGGLDMLVSNAGIFPTSAKIAEMIAETWQRSMDINLTSHQQLIQYCVPYLELGFNPAIVIVGSKNVPAPGPGAAAYSVAKAGLTQLSRVAALELGGKGIRVNVVHPNAVYDTAIWTEEVLQARAAYYGLTIEEYKTNNVLQSEVTSKDVARLVTEMLGETFAKITGAQVPIDGGNERVI; this is encoded by the coding sequence ATGGAAAGTAGATGGAATGATGACGAAGCAAGCAATTGCCATGGAGACCCTTTGAAATTACGGGTTTATACATCCAGGTTGCTGGGTTTAGATGAAGACCTGGTCATGCACGGTGGAGGCAACACTTCAGTCAAGATCACAGACACCAATCTGTTTGAAGAAGAGGAAGAAATCCTCTATGTAAAAGGCAGTGGATGGGACCTTGCCACCATTGAGGCAGAGGGATTTGCGCCGGTTAAGATGGAGATGCTGCTAAAAATGGCCAACCTGGAAAGCATGTCAGATCTTGATATGGTGAAATATCAGCGAATGGCCATGACCAATCCTGCAGCTCCAAATCCATCGGTGGAAGCAATTCTGCATGCAATTATTCCTTTCAGGTTTGTAGATCATACGCATGCCGATGCCGTAGTGACCATCACCAATACCCCGGGAGGGGAGCAGAAGATCAAGGAGATATACGGTGACAGGGTGCTGATTATTCCTTACGTGATGCCGGGATTTATCCTGGCGAGTAAGATCTTCGAGATGACCAAAGGTCTCGATTGGAGTTCCATTGATGGCATGATCTTACTGAATCATGGCGTTTTTACCTTTCATGATGACGCGAAGGCTAGCTATGAACAAATGATCAGGCTGGTTTCCGAAGCGGAAAGCTATCTGGATGAACAGGCACCTGAATTTTTATCAGGAGAAGAAGGAAAGATCAACTCATTGGAGGTTGCAAAAGTAAGGAGGAGTGTTTCTGAGGTTTGGGGACAACCTGTATTAGCCGAATCTGATCTATCGGAAGCGACAACCGCCTTTAGTGGCTTATCTAGTGTCAGTGAAATAGCTAACCGTGGACCAATAACTCCCGACCACATCATTCGGACCAAACAACATCCGGTTGTGTTAGAGAATGACCCGGAAAAGAGCATTAATGATTTCGCTGCGAATTACAGGAGTTACTTTGAGCTACATGCCGATGGAGAAACCTTACTGGATCAAGCCCCTCGCTGGGCAATAATACCGGGTTCAGGATCACTACTCTTTGGCCCTTCCGTAAAACATACCAAAATCATCAAAGACATAGCTTCGCATACGCAGCGAGCAATATACCGGGCGGAGCAACTTGGTGGCTGGCAGCCATTACCTCCATCAGACTTGTTTGAAATGGAGTATTGGAGCCTTGAACAAGCCAAGTTGAAAAAGGCCGGAACCCCTAAGGCCTTTCAGGGGAGAGTGGCGTTGGTAACAGGGGCAGCTAGCGGTATAGGCAAGGCTTGCGTGGAGTATTTGGTTGCTAATGGCGCAGTTGTTGGCGCCATGGACATTAGTCCGGAAGTTGAACAGGCTTTTTCTGCAACTGAAGTGTTACCGTTGGTAGCAGATGTGACGAACCCGGAACAAGTTCAACAGGCTTTGGATGCGATCATTACTAGATATGGAGGACTGGATATGTTGGTGAGTAATGCTGGTATATTCCCTACCAGTGCAAAAATTGCTGAGATGATTGCGGAAACCTGGCAACGGAGCATGGATATCAACCTGACCAGTCATCAGCAACTGATCCAGTATTGTGTCCCTTACCTTGAATTAGGATTTAATCCCGCTATTGTGATCGTTGGTTCCAAAAATGTCCCTGCACCAGGGCCAGGTGCGGCCGCATATTCCGTGGCAAAAGCTGGCCTTACCCAATTGAGTAGGGTAGCCGCGCTGGAGCTAGGAGGAAAAGGTATTCGAGTGAATGTAGTACATCCTAATGCGGTTTACGATACTGCCATCTGGACCGAGGAAGTGCTGCAGGCACGTGCAGCCTACTACGGGCTAACTATTGAGGAATACAAAACAAATAATGTCTTACAATCTGAAGTGACATCTAAGGATGTGGCCCGCCTGGTAACTGAAATGCTTGGTGAAACTTTTGCCAAAATCACTGGAGCTCAGGTGCCAATCGATGGAGGAAATGAGCGGGTGATTTGA
- a CDS encoding HEAT repeat domain-containing protein, whose translation MNNSQPISTLLLALIGLIFSQCSTPLELEKGERIALIGNNLGARLMLYGHFETSMHLAYPDQQLYIRNFCDAGDTPGFRAHSGRNTPWAFEGAEQFQTELAQPSGSEGHFEYPDQWLTRHKINRIIAFFGYNESFEGVEGLQAFKDELDAFIKHTLAQQYNGTTAPKLTIVSPIAFENLSDQFDLPDGIMENARLSLYTKVMKEVCATNHVQFVDAFEVSERWMAGNDALTQDGFQLNELGSEQFSQFLIEAIFNKEVPLSTNEELVREAVLEKNWFWHNDYKIPNGVHVFGRRYDPFGPDNYPYELEKIRQMTANRDTAIWKAVKGEPMDLTTADAKTRTLPEVETNYIEGDYGRGKSRYHYGDEALASFKMAPGYEVSLFASEQEFPDLANPVQMSFDDKGRLWVGVMPSYPHYKPGDSKPNDKLIILEDTDGDYIADKQTTFAEGLHLTIGFEFAPEGVYVSQGTHFKLLIDEDGDDRADREEVVLSGFDDHDTHHAISAFSADPSGAIYMAEGVFLHTNVETAYGPVRATNGGFYRYSPQRHHLERTAQLPIPNPWGIAFDEWGQNFFLDTSGPALRWMQQGSVNPRYGVATTNPKQLIEEAHLVRPTSGLEFISSGHFPDEVQGDIILNNTIGYLGIKQHAVADDGTGYQLKYRQDLISSSDKNFRPVDLEFAPDGSLYLLDWHNVLIGHMQHNARDPLRDHVHGRVYRITYPSRPLVTPAKVEEASITELLDQLKLPEYRSRYRVRRALRAQEPKLVLAALNKWADALDQSDSRYEHHLLEALWVSWGLNKVDVDLLDQLLQAADYRARAAAVRVLRYSHHQIPNALDWMKRAAIDEHGRVRLEAIIAASWMDKEEGLAVLEAASTQALDQWSSVPFLTAQAHLNDEKLDLGVKEKVENPFSGALAATWELGKQVYEKDGYCGTCHQYDGKGLPAAGFPPLAQSDWLQDKDRLIKLTLKGLLGPITVNDVDYPGQVPMTPFEGLLTDEEAAAVLTYVRNAFGNAEGEITSKEVASVRNEIADKKGYYAPAELE comes from the coding sequence ATGAACAACAGCCAACCCATTTCTACTCTTTTGCTAGCATTGATCGGTTTGATTTTTTCACAGTGCAGTACTCCCCTGGAATTGGAAAAAGGAGAACGGATCGCATTGATTGGTAATAACCTCGGTGCACGCTTGATGCTGTATGGTCACTTTGAGACGAGTATGCACCTGGCTTATCCTGATCAGCAGTTGTACATTCGGAATTTTTGTGATGCTGGTGATACGCCAGGGTTTAGAGCTCATTCTGGCAGAAATACCCCCTGGGCTTTCGAAGGAGCCGAACAATTTCAAACGGAATTAGCGCAACCATCAGGAAGTGAAGGTCATTTCGAATACCCGGACCAGTGGTTGACACGTCATAAGATCAATCGTATCATCGCTTTCTTTGGCTATAATGAGTCATTTGAGGGAGTAGAAGGTTTACAAGCTTTCAAGGACGAACTCGACGCCTTTATCAAACACACCCTGGCGCAGCAATACAATGGTACAACCGCTCCGAAGCTGACAATCGTATCTCCCATTGCGTTCGAGAACTTATCCGATCAATTTGATTTGCCGGATGGAATTATGGAGAATGCAAGACTTTCCTTGTATACAAAGGTCATGAAGGAAGTTTGTGCGACAAATCATGTCCAGTTTGTGGATGCTTTTGAGGTTAGCGAACGCTGGATGGCGGGAAATGACGCTTTGACACAAGATGGCTTTCAATTGAATGAACTAGGAAGTGAGCAGTTCAGTCAGTTCCTAATTGAGGCAATATTCAATAAAGAAGTACCACTAAGCACCAATGAAGAGTTGGTGCGAGAGGCTGTACTTGAAAAGAACTGGTTTTGGCACAATGACTATAAAATTCCCAATGGGGTCCATGTTTTTGGTCGGAGATATGATCCTTTTGGACCTGATAACTACCCATATGAATTGGAGAAGATCCGTCAAATGACGGCCAATCGGGATACCGCAATTTGGAAGGCAGTCAAAGGAGAGCCAATGGACCTTACTACAGCTGATGCTAAAACGAGGACCTTACCAGAGGTAGAAACCAATTACATTGAAGGAGATTATGGTCGTGGAAAATCCCGTTACCACTATGGGGACGAGGCCCTTGCCAGTTTTAAAATGGCGCCGGGATATGAAGTGTCTTTATTTGCTTCCGAGCAGGAATTTCCCGATCTGGCCAATCCAGTCCAGATGTCTTTCGATGATAAGGGCAGATTATGGGTTGGGGTGATGCCGTCTTATCCGCATTATAAACCCGGCGATTCCAAACCAAATGACAAGCTGATCATTCTGGAAGACACAGATGGAGATTACATAGCTGATAAACAAACTACGTTCGCTGAAGGACTTCATTTGACCATTGGTTTTGAGTTTGCTCCGGAAGGTGTCTATGTGTCTCAGGGGACCCATTTCAAATTGTTGATCGATGAAGATGGTGATGATCGCGCCGATAGGGAAGAGGTCGTCCTGAGTGGATTTGATGACCATGATACCCATCACGCCATCAGTGCCTTTAGCGCTGATCCTTCCGGCGCCATCTACATGGCGGAAGGGGTGTTTCTACATACCAACGTAGAAACCGCTTATGGTCCGGTTCGTGCGACCAATGGTGGCTTCTACCGCTACAGCCCTCAACGCCATCACCTGGAAAGAACAGCGCAGCTACCCATTCCAAATCCCTGGGGGATTGCTTTTGATGAGTGGGGCCAGAATTTCTTCCTGGATACATCCGGACCAGCTTTACGGTGGATGCAGCAGGGATCTGTCAATCCGCGATATGGTGTAGCAACTACCAATCCCAAACAATTGATCGAGGAGGCGCATTTGGTTCGACCCACATCGGGTTTGGAGTTTATTTCCAGTGGGCATTTTCCTGATGAGGTTCAGGGTGATATCATTCTGAATAATACGATCGGCTACCTGGGAATAAAACAGCATGCGGTTGCCGATGATGGCACCGGATATCAACTCAAATACCGTCAGGATCTCATTTCTTCTTCTGACAAGAATTTCCGTCCTGTAGACCTGGAATTTGCTCCTGATGGATCGCTATACCTGTTGGATTGGCACAATGTACTCATTGGCCACATGCAGCACAATGCTCGGGATCCCTTGAGAGATCATGTGCACGGAAGGGTCTATCGGATTACTTATCCTTCCCGGCCTTTGGTTACCCCTGCTAAAGTAGAAGAGGCCTCAATTACGGAATTACTAGATCAGCTCAAGTTACCGGAATACCGTTCTCGCTATCGGGTAAGAAGGGCCTTACGTGCACAAGAACCGAAACTGGTCTTAGCGGCATTGAATAAATGGGCTGACGCGTTGGATCAATCTGATTCACGATATGAACACCACTTGCTTGAAGCCTTGTGGGTTTCCTGGGGTCTGAATAAAGTGGATGTAGATCTGTTGGATCAGCTACTGCAAGCGGCAGATTACCGTGCCAGAGCTGCTGCAGTACGTGTATTGAGGTACAGTCATCATCAGATTCCGAATGCATTGGATTGGATGAAGCGAGCCGCTATTGATGAGCATGGAAGGGTTCGGCTTGAAGCAATCATCGCAGCTTCCTGGATGGATAAAGAGGAGGGATTAGCAGTGTTGGAAGCTGCATCTACTCAGGCACTGGACCAATGGAGTTCTGTTCCATTCCTTACCGCTCAGGCGCATTTGAATGACGAAAAGCTAGACCTGGGTGTCAAAGAGAAGGTTGAAAATCCTTTTTCAGGAGCACTGGCTGCTACCTGGGAGTTAGGCAAACAGGTTTATGAAAAGGATGGCTACTGTGGTACTTGCCATCAATATGATGGAAAGGGACTTCCTGCTGCGGGATTTCCTCCATTGGCACAATCAGATTGGTTACAGGACAAGGATCGTTTGATCAAACTGACATTGAAGGGCTTATTAGGTCCAATTACGGTGAATGATGTAGATTATCCAGGACAAGTTCCTATGACGCCATTCGAAGGCTTGCTAACCGATGAGGAAGCAGCGGCAGTCTTGACTTATGTGCGAAACGCCTTTGGGAATGCGGAAGGTGAAATTACCAGTAAAGAAGTAGCCAGTGTTCGTAATGAAATCGCTGATAAGAAAGGGTATTATGCACCGGCGGAGTTGGAATAG
- a CDS encoding GDSL-type esterase/lipase family protein, with the protein MKEKVFAAITICIGIILALGIAELGLRLFWDHPGFYGTHVHERHPYYHHRPIPGIQATIAESEFRHTANHTLQGLRGNQEFATPKPDSVRRILFLGDSFTYGMGVADQETFVHQVATRFSDDEVANTGAAAYDTRNELAVFDKFGAAFQPDLTILCFFWNDLEGNLGNAIPDYGFDAEGNCVRKDELDWDENPMSIAEKGELKPVATGWRLKVAIDEGLRGLRYRFFGIRKRFIRTEEQKQKALDITAELFDVMRCQAEQIGTELAVLVIPDQSQIDPEDWVKNINPLNYEVQDFLKAYCARHGIPLIDPRSQMIASFQENQVRQYYYYDRHLTAEGHRVIGEVLNEFLKARKQNKY; encoded by the coding sequence ATGAAAGAAAAGGTATTTGCAGCGATTACGATCTGTATCGGCATTATTCTGGCCCTGGGTATTGCTGAATTAGGCCTGCGTCTGTTTTGGGATCATCCTGGCTTTTATGGGACACATGTCCATGAGAGGCATCCTTATTATCACCATCGACCTATTCCCGGCATTCAGGCGACCATTGCTGAAAGCGAATTCCGACACACAGCCAACCATACATTGCAGGGTTTAAGGGGTAATCAGGAGTTTGCTACTCCTAAGCCAGATTCCGTTCGGAGGATCCTGTTTCTAGGCGATTCTTTTACTTACGGAATGGGAGTGGCAGATCAAGAGACATTTGTTCATCAAGTGGCTACTCGTTTTTCTGATGATGAAGTAGCCAATACCGGAGCAGCGGCCTACGATACCAGAAATGAGTTGGCGGTCTTTGATAAGTTTGGAGCTGCCTTTCAACCAGACCTCACCATTCTCTGCTTTTTTTGGAATGACCTGGAAGGCAACTTGGGGAATGCCATTCCTGATTATGGATTTGATGCAGAAGGGAATTGCGTTCGGAAGGATGAATTGGATTGGGATGAAAATCCCATGTCAATTGCTGAAAAGGGAGAACTGAAACCAGTTGCTACAGGGTGGAGGCTAAAAGTAGCGATTGATGAAGGACTTAGAGGCTTGAGATACCGCTTCTTCGGCATTAGAAAGCGCTTTATTCGAACAGAAGAGCAAAAGCAAAAAGCATTGGACATTACAGCTGAGTTATTTGATGTGATGAGGTGTCAGGCTGAACAGATCGGGACCGAACTGGCAGTGTTAGTAATCCCGGACCAAAGTCAAATCGATCCTGAGGATTGGGTCAAGAACATCAATCCATTGAATTATGAAGTGCAAGATTTTCTAAAAGCCTATTGCGCCAGGCATGGAATTCCATTAATCGATCCCAGGTCACAAATGATTGCTTCTTTTCAAGAAAATCAGGTTCGCCAATATTACTATTACGACAGACATCTTACCGCGGAAGGACACAGGGTCATTGGGGAAGTGCTGAATGAATTTCTGAAAGCAAGGAAGCAGAACAAGTATTGA